In Candidatus Hydrogenedentota bacterium, the sequence CGGCCGCCGCTGGCCCGAGAAACGACACCACCGGTTGCATGCCGCCGCGCAACGCATGACGGAGGACGACGCGGGCTTCGCTCAACCCTTTCGCGCGTGCGGTGCGGATGAAATCCTGGGCAAGCACTTCAAACATGCCGCCGCGCGCCAGACGCGCAACGTAGGCCGCATATACGGAGCCAAGCGTCAGTGACGGAAGAATTTTGTCCATCGGCGCGTCCCAACCCGACACGGGCAACCACTGCAGCTTGAGCGCGAAGATCAACACGAGCAACGGGCCCATGACGAACGTCGGCATGCAGATGCCCGCCATTGCGATCGACATGGGAATGTAATCGGTCAGGGTATTCGGGCGCAGCGACGCGACGATGCCCGCGGTCAGTCCTATTGCCAGCGCGACTGCGAGCGAGTAGACGCCGAGTTCAATCGAAACCGGCGCGCGCAATGCAATCCATTGGCTCACGGTGCGGCTCGGCTGTTGCATCGA encodes:
- a CDS encoding ABC transporter permease; this translates as MTRYILRRALGFIPVFLIIATTVFFLIRLAPGGPFQEGERHVPPEVLEQIRESYNLNAPLPAQYAKYMMDLLRGDLGPSMQQPSRTVSQWIALRAPVSIELGVYSLAVALAIGLTAGIVASLRPNTLTDYIPMSIAMAGICMPTFVMGPLLVLIFALKLQWLPVSGWDAPMDKILPSLTLGSVYAAYVARLARGGMFEVLAQDFIRTARAKGLSEARVVLRHALRGGMQPVVSFLGPAAAGLLTGSFVVEKIFLVPGLGKQFVDAAFNRDYTLLMGAVLFYAALILLFNLVVDVAQAWLDPRVRYD